Proteins from one Fusobacterium periodonticum 1_1_41FAA genomic window:
- the rsmD gene encoding 16S rRNA (guanine(966)-N(2))-methyltransferase RsmD: MRIIAGEAKNRIIKTRKGFDTRPTLESVKESLFSIIAPYVENSVFLDLFSGSGSISLEAVSRGAKRAVMIEKDGEALKYIIENIDNLGFTDRCRAYKNDVVRAVEILGRKKEKFDIIFMDPPYQDNITTKVLKAIDKADILADDGLIICEHHLFEDLEDNIASFRKTDERKYNKKILTFYTK, encoded by the coding sequence ATGAGAATAATAGCAGGTGAAGCTAAAAATAGAATAATAAAGACAAGAAAAGGTTTTGATACAAGACCAACTCTTGAAAGTGTAAAAGAATCTCTTTTTTCAATAATTGCTCCATATGTAGAAAATTCTGTTTTCTTAGATTTATTCAGTGGAAGTGGAAGTATCTCACTTGAAGCTGTGAGTAGAGGTGCTAAAAGAGCTGTTATGATAGAAAAAGATGGAGAAGCTTTAAAATATATTATTGAAAACATTGATAACTTAGGTTTTACAGATAGATGTAGAGCTTATAAAAATGATGTTGTAAGAGCAGTAGAAATATTAGGAAGAAAAAAGGAAAAATTTGATATAATATTCATGGATCCACCTTATCAAGATAATATCACTACAAAAGTTTTAAAGGCTATAGATAAGGCAGATATTTTAGCAGATGATGGCTTAATAATCTGTGAACACCATTTGTTTGAAGATTTAGAAGATAATATAGCTTCTTTTAGAAAAACTGATGAAAGAAAATATAATAAAAAAATATTAACATTTTATACAAAATAA
- a CDS encoding polyprenyl synthetase family protein encodes MNSDFKVYLKEKTNFFETELKKELEELSYPETIAKGMEYALLNGGKRLRPFLLFTTLELLNQDIQKGVKSAIGVEMIHSYSLVHDDLPALDNDDYRRGKLTTHKVFGEAEAILIGDALLTYAFYMLSEKNLNILSFEQITNIISKTSAYSGINGMIGGQMIDIESENKKINLETLKYIHKHKTGKLIKLPIEIACIIADVSEDKRLVLEEYAELIGLAFQVKDDILDIEGTFEDLGKPVGSDDDLHKATYPSILGMEESKKILNETVERAKKIIHNMFGEEKGKILISLADFIRERKS; translated from the coding sequence ATGAATAGTGATTTCAAAGTTTATTTAAAAGAAAAAACTAATTTTTTTGAAACTGAATTAAAAAAAGAGTTAGAAGAACTTTCATACCCAGAAACTATAGCAAAAGGAATGGAGTATGCTCTTTTAAATGGTGGTAAAAGATTGAGGCCTTTTTTACTTTTTACAACTTTGGAATTATTAAATCAAGATATACAAAAAGGGGTAAAGTCAGCCATAGGAGTAGAGATGATACATTCTTATTCTCTTGTTCATGATGACCTACCAGCTCTTGACAATGATGATTATAGAAGAGGTAAACTAACAACTCATAAAGTTTTTGGAGAAGCTGAAGCTATTCTTATAGGAGATGCACTACTGACTTATGCTTTCTATATGTTATCAGAAAAAAATTTAAATATTTTATCATTTGAACAAATTACAAATATTATTTCAAAAACTTCTGCTTATTCAGGAATAAATGGAATGATAGGTGGGCAAATGATAGATATTGAAAGTGAAAATAAAAAAATTAATCTAGAAACTTTAAAATATATTCATAAACATAAGACAGGAAAGTTAATAAAACTTCCTATTGAAATAGCTTGTATTATAGCTGATGTTTCTGAAGATAAGAGACTTGTATTAGAAGAATATGCTGAACTCATTGGTTTAGCTTTTCAAGTAAAAGATGATATATTAGATATTGAAGGAACTTTCGAAGATTTAGGTAAGCCTGTTGGAAGTGATGATGATTTACATAAGGCGACTTATCCTAGTATTTTAGGTATGGAAGAAAGTAAAAAAATTCTAAACGAGACTGTTGAAAGAGCAAAAAAGATTATACATAATATGTTTGGAGAAGAGAAAGGAAAGATTTTGATTTCTCTTGCTGATTTTATAAGAGAGAGAAAATCTTAA
- the queA gene encoding tRNA preQ1(34) S-adenosylmethionine ribosyltransferase-isomerase QueA — MSTYLSDYDYFLPEELIGQKPREPRDSAKLMLINRKTGEIEHKHFYNIIDYLQKGDVLVRNATKVIPARIYGYKESGGVLEILLIKRISIDTWECLLKPAKKLKLGQKLYIGENKELIAELLEIKEDGNRILKFYYEGSFEEVLDKLGSMPLPPYITRKLENKDRYQTVYAQRGESVAAPTAGLHFTEELLKKISEKGIEIVDIFLEVGLGTFRPVQTENVLEHKMHEESFEISEKAAKAINEAKAQGRRIISVGTTATRALESSVDENGKLIAQKKDTGIFIYPGYQFKIVDALITNFHLPKSTLLMLVSALYDREKMLEIYKLAVKEEYHFFSFGDSMFIY, encoded by the coding sequence ATGTCGACTTATCTTAGTGATTATGATTATTTTTTACCTGAAGAGCTTATAGGTCAAAAACCTAGAGAACCTAGAGATTCAGCAAAACTTATGTTGATAAATAGGAAAACAGGGGAAATTGAACATAAGCATTTCTATAATATAATTGACTACTTACAAAAAGGTGATGTTTTAGTTAGAAATGCAACTAAAGTTATACCAGCTAGAATATATGGATATAAGGAAAGTGGTGGAGTTTTAGAAATTCTTTTAATAAAAAGAATTTCTATAGACACTTGGGAATGTTTATTGAAACCAGCTAAAAAATTGAAATTAGGACAAAAGTTGTATATAGGAGAAAATAAAGAGCTTATAGCTGAATTATTAGAAATTAAAGAAGATGGCAATAGAATATTAAAGTTTTATTATGAGGGTAGTTTTGAAGAAGTTTTAGATAAACTTGGTTCTATGCCTTTACCTCCATATATAACAAGAAAACTAGAAAATAAAGATAGGTATCAAACTGTCTATGCTCAAAGAGGAGAATCTGTTGCTGCTCCAACTGCAGGATTACATTTTACAGAGGAACTATTGAAAAAAATCTCAGAAAAGGGTATAGAAATAGTTGATATTTTCTTAGAAGTTGGTCTAGGAACATTTAGACCTGTTCAAACAGAAAATGTTTTAGAACATAAGATGCATGAAGAAAGCTTTGAAATTTCAGAAAAAGCTGCAAAGGCTATAAATGAAGCTAAGGCACAAGGAAGAAGAATTATTTCAGTTGGTACAACTGCAACAAGAGCATTAGAATCTTCAGTTGATGAAAATGGGAAATTAATTGCTCAAAAAAAAGATACAGGAATTTTTATATATCCAGGTTACCAATTTAAAATAGTTGATGCTTTGATAACAAACTTTCACCTTCCAAAATCAACATTGTTGATGCTTGTTTCAGCATTATATGATAGAGAAAAAATGCTTGAAATATATAAATTGGCAGTTAAAGAAGAATATCACTTTTTTAGCTTTGGTGACAGTATGTTTATTTATTAA
- the xseB gene encoding exodeoxyribonuclease VII small subunit produces MAKNTFEENLENLDEIIEKLESGELSLDDAIKEYENAMKLIKTASKMLNEAEGRLIKVIEKNGEIETEEI; encoded by the coding sequence ATGGCAAAAAATACTTTTGAAGAAAATTTAGAAAATTTAGATGAAATTATTGAAAAACTAGAAAGTGGAGAACTTAGTCTGGACGATGCAATAAAAGAATATGAAAATGCAATGAAACTTATAAAAACAGCTTCTAAGATGTTAAATGAAGCTGAGGGTAGATTAATTAAAGTCATTGAAAAAAATGGAGAAATTGAGACAGAGGAGATTTAA